TCTGATGTTGACTGTGTGAATGTGCGGTTCTAGAATCTGTCTGATGTtgactgtgtgaatgtgtgattCTAGAATCTGTCTGATGTTGACTGTGAATGTGTGGTTCTAAAATCTGTCTAATGTTGAATGTGTGTGAGTGAACTAAAGAAAGTATGAATTTAATttgtctaaaatgtaaaaaatataattttctctgtcagacaaATGGACTAAAAGTGTGGTAAAGTGTTTTACTACTTCTTGTGTACATATAATTATGGAAACCAATAAATGTTGAAATGAAAAACTGATTGTTTCTTTCATGACGTATGGTCCCAGAGTAAAAAAGCATGGTAGTAGTTGTTGTATTTAAACCCCAGGAGTTGTAGTTAGTTCATAGTTTAAAATGATCTGCAGTACACTTTATATGAACAGACGTGGAAATAGAAGGGAGAAACTACATTTGGGAACCATTTAGTGTAGCTGACTAATTAAGTGTTGTAATGGTTTAAAATGCTTCCATTATACTGCAGCAGTAGCTATGCCCTGAGCATCATACAGCTGTCTAACACTAGAAGAACTCTGAGTGTTTAAAACGCTTCCATTATACTGCAGCAGTAGCTATGCACTGATCATCATACAGCTGTCTAACACTAGAAGAACTCTGAGTGTTTAAAACGCTTCCATTATACTGCAGCAGTAGCTATGCACTGAGCATCATACAGCTGTCTAACACTAGAAGAACTCTGAGTGTTTAAAATGCTTCCATTATACTGCAGCAGTAGCTATGCACTGAGCATCACACAGCTGTCTAACACTAGAAGAACTCTGAGTGTTTAAAATGCTTCCATTATACTGCAGCAGTAGCTATGCACTGAGCATCATACAGCTGTCTAACACTAGAAGAACTCTGAGTGTTTAAAATGCTTCCATTATACTGCAGCAGTAGCTATGCACTGATCATCATACAGCTGTCTAACACTAGAAGAACTCTGAGTGTTTAAAATGCTTCCATTATACTGCAGCAGTAGCTATGCACTGAGCATCATACAGCTGTCTAACACTAGAAGAACTCTGAGTGTTTAAAATGCTTCCATTATACTGCAGCAGTAGCTATGCACTGAGCATCATACAGCTGTCTAACACTAGAAGAACTCTGAGTGTTTAAAATGCTTCCATTATACTGCAGCAGTAGCTATGCACTGAGCATCATACAGCTGTCTAACACTAGAAGAACTCTGAGTGTTTAAAATGCTTCCATTATACTGCAGCAGTAGCTATGCACTGAGCATCATACAGCTGTCTAACACTAGAAGAACTCTGAGTGTTTAAAATGCATCCATTATACTGCAGCAGTAGCTATGCACTGAGCATCATACAGCTGTCTAACACTAGAAGAACTCTGAGTGTTTAAAACGCTTCCATTATACTGCAGCAGTAGCTATGCACTGAGCATCATACAGCTGTCTAACACTAGAAGAACTCTGAGTGTTTAAAATGCTTCCATTATACTGCAGCAGTAGCTATGCACTGAGCATCATACAGCTGTCTAACACTAGAAGAACTCTGAGTGTTTAAAATGCTTCCATTATACTGCAGCAGTAGCTATGCACTGAGCATCATACAGCTGTCTAACACTAGAAGAACTCTGAGTGTTTAAAATGCTTCCATTATACTGCAGCAGTAGCTATGCACTGAGCATCATACAGCTGTCTAACACTAGAAGAACTCTGAGTGTTTAAAATGCTTCCATTATACTGCAGCAGTAGCTATGCACTGAGCATCACACAGCTGTCTAACACTAGAAGAACTCTGAGTGTTTAAAATGCTTCCATTATACTGCAGCAGTAGCTATGCACTGAGCATCATACAGCTGTCTAACACTAGAAGAACTCTGAGTGTTTAAAATGCTTCCATTATACTGCAGCTGTCTAACACTAGAAGAACTCTGAGTGTTTAAAACAAATACATATGAAGTATAAAGTATATTATACTTACTATAACTCACATACCGGCATTCATCTGAACAATACGTAATGCCACAGTCAGCAGGATTTTACCCCCAGGGGAAATGTAGTGAAAAGCAGGGCTCTAAGTAGGTTGGTATTAAGTCTTTCTACTATACTTGACTTATTCTGGCTGTGTAGCACTTATGTGAGTCCCTGAGTGTGTCACTATGAAACATCTAGAAAGACAATCTTTTATATTCTGTATGGATTCTGTATTTTCTTTTACAGGATGATCAAAAACATGTACACAAATAAGATTTGTTGATAAAAAATAGTGCAATATCAAAACAAAAataacaccaccaacaacaacaacaacaacaacaacaataacaataacaacaacaaccacaacaacactgGTCGGTGAGTGAGAATTAGAAATTCAGTATGaccttgttttctttttttctatcaATGGTTCTGACAGTGTTTGTAACTTTGATAATATACATAATGTCAACAGAGATATAGCAACGTGTTTATCCATGGCCCATCGGAACAGGTGTTAATCAATATGACTTATCTGGGCTGCCAAAGGTCAAAGGGACAGTTCAAACTCACACGCCACAGACGTGTCCCACATACATTCTAGAATGTCTCCATTCATAGTCATAGAATCAGGAATCACTAGCTACAgatgtagggtcttaatttgatcacccggTTGTTGCAGCAAATTTCCTGCAAggtaggaaatgcaaacttgtagttattcaaagtttaaaagagttctaaagtttgtaatttccacttaaaaatgtcagacttgatttgccgtAAGTACAAAAATGcattatcaacccctacaaaaatgtccattaattataatccacacaatcaTTCACATTTCCAGTTGCTGCAGGATTCTTTCCCTGCTGTGAGAAatgtttccatgacatagactgaccaggtgaatccaggtgaaagccatgatcccttattgatgtcacttgttaaattcacttcaatcagtgtagaagaaggggaggagactggattgtgctttgagacaattgagacatggattgtgtatgtgagccattcagagggtgaatgggcaagacaaaatatttaagtgcctttgaacagcgtaggtgccaggtgcacccgtttgtgtcaagaactacaacgctgctgggtttttcacactcaacagtttcctgtgtgtgtcaagaatgggggggagtccacccattatgccaccCATTATGCCACCCATTATGCCACCATTGACTAGAATGGGGAGACCCGTTCCATTCTATTTCTCAGGTGTTCGTTGTTCTTATTTTGTCCCCGTTCTGCATCTCCTTGGCCCGTCTCAGTCCAGCGGCTCTTTCTCTGGGAGGTCCTCCAGAAGTATAACAGTGTACTCTCCAGCGTGGGTGTTTTCCCTCGGCCTCTCTTTAGACAGAAACCTCTCCATTTCCCGCTCCGCCTTCTCATCTCCTGAGCTCGCGTTGGCGACCTTCTTCTCAGATGCCTGGGCCGGTGCATTCCACCTGCAAGATGATTTAACATGGTTTAATTCCATGGTTTGTAACTAAGTGACAACATGTTTCAATCTCATGAACATATTTTCCTGGATGGGGTTGAAAGAGGTGGATTTTACCTGTCTCTGGTACCTATGGCGACACAGATTACGACCAAGACTGCCACGCCCGCGACGAAGGCAACGATGATCAACcaacctggaggaggaggagaagaagacgaAGCAGACAGTGAGGGGAAGTGACCGTGTCTACTGGGTCCTCTAGTACGTTCACAAAACATTGTCTTCAAATTTAAACTGCACAAAGGAGCAGAACGTTCCCTGATGTATCAGTAGAATATCTTGTTAGCTGGGCGTGTATGATTCAGGAACTGACCCGATGTATATGAATCATGTTGTCTGGATGGGGTTGGTTTTACAGCAGCTGCATCATGAAGAACTGTGGAAATAGAGAAAGATTAACTACAATTCACACTCAAAGAGATGTGTTCAATAGTGTGTTCAACAGATACAATGGACATGCCCTATCCCACTCTGCTAACAGATACAATGGACATGTCCTATCCCACTCTGCTAACAGATACAATGGACATGTCCTATCCCACTCTGCTAACAGATACAATGGACATGTCCTATCCCACTCTGCTAACAGATACAATGGACATGTCCTATCCCACTCTGCTAACAGATACAATGGACATGTCCTATCCCACTCTGCTAACAGATACAATGGACATGTCCTATCCCACTCTGCTAACAGATACAATGGACATGTCCTATCCCACTCTGCTAACAGATACAATGGACATGTCCTAGCCCACTCTGCTAACAGATACAATGGACATGTCCTATCCCACTCTGCTAACAGATACAATGGACATGTCCTAGCCCACTCTGCTAACAGATACAATGGACATGTCCTATCCCACTCTGCTAACAGATACAATGGACATGTCCTATCCCACTCTGCTAACAGATACAATGGACATGCCCTATCCCACTCTGCTAACAGATACAATGGACATGTCCTAGCCCACTCTGCTAACAGATACAATGGACATGTCCTATCCCACTCTGCTAACAGATACAATGGACATGTCCTAGCCCACTCTGCTAACAGATACAATGGACATGTCCTATCCCACTCTGCTAACAGATACAATGGACATGTCCTAGCCCACTCTGCTAACAGATACAATGGACATGTCCTAGCCCACTCTGCTAACAGATACAATGGACATGTCCTATCCCACTCTGCTAACAGATACAACAGACATGCCCTAGCCCACTCTGCTAACAGATACAACAGACATGTCCTAGCCCACTCTGCTAACAGATACAATGGACATGTCCTATCCCACTCTGCTAACAGATACAATGGACATGTCCTATCCCACTCTGCTAACAGATACAATGGACATGTCCTAGCCCACTCTGCTAACAGATACAATGGACATGTCCTAGCCCACTCTGCTAACAGATACAACAGACATGCCCTATCCCACTCTGCTAACAGATACAACAGACATGCCCTAGCCCACTCTGCTAACAGATACAACAGACATGTCCTAGCCCACTCTGCTAACAGATACAATGGACATGCCCTATCCCACTCTGCTAACAGATACAATGGACATGTCCTATCCCACTCTGCTAACAGATACAATGGACATGTCCTAGCCCACTCTGCTAACAGATACAATGGACATGCCCTAGCCCACTCTGCTAACAGATACAATGGACATGCCCTAGCCCACTCTGCTAACAGATACAATGGACATGTCCTAGCCCACTCTGCTAACAGATACAATGGACATGCCCTATCCCACTCTGCTAACAGATACAATGGACAAGTCCTATCCCACTCTGCTAACAGTTACAATGGACATGTCCTATCCCACTCTGCTAACAGATACAATGGACATGTCCTATCCCACTCTGCTAACAGATACAATGGACATGTCCTATCCCACTCTGCTAACAGATACAATGGACATGCCCTAGCCCACTCTGCTAACAGATACAATGGGATGTATTCAGACTGGACAACCCAATACCTTTGTGCAAGCCTTCCATTGACATCAATGAATGATTTACACAGAAGTATGAGTAAAGTACAAGGATCTCAATGCTGAATGCCACCCATTATGAACACAAGAGCTTTGAAGGGACAGAATATTAATATCACTTCTCCTGGATAagcagtactgtacctgtagaGGAATCCACTGCCGGTTCCTCCCTTGGTAGAGCAAGCCTATTGCTGCCTTGAATTCTTGTCTTTGTTTCAATGAATGGCTTATCAACTAGGGAGTTGTATGTTTGGTCCTCCTCTCCAGCAGGGGCTGCTACTGTGGTGCTACTCTGAGGCAGGAATCCCGACCCTGACCCTTCGATGTCTGAATTCATCCTGACTGTTGTAGGTGCAGCAGAACTGGTGGTTGGGGTGAAGGCCAGCTCTGTATTCATCTCTGCAGCCCCGCCTTCCTCCAAGCCTGTCATACTGGTTAGGTTAGAACTAGGTGTATGGCTGGTGCCCGAACTTTGGCTAGGTCTGGAGGTGGTACTAAAGCTTGGATCAAGGCTAAGAGGTAACAGGTCTTCTTCTTCAAACTCTGAGATGGGACTATGGCTGGGACTGGGATCCGGTACACGACTAGGGCTGGCGACAAAGTTTGGTCTGAATTTATCGTCCTCCAACTCCTCTAGCTCTGTTGTGGTGCTAGCATCATGAGTTGGATAAGGACTGGTGCTGGGGTTAGCGTCATGAGTTGGATAAGGACTGGGGCTGGGGTTAGCGTCAAGGATTGCGTTAACATCTTCCAAATCCATCTGAAAATCAGCTGTGGGGACAAACTCTACTGTGGGGACAACCTCTGCTGTGGGGACAAACTCTGCTGTGGGGACAAACTCTGCTGTGGGGACAAACTCTGCTGTGGGGACAAACTCTACTGTGGGGACAAACTCTACTGTGGGGACAAACTCTGCTGTGGGGACAAACTCTGCTGTGGGGACAAACTCTGCTGTGGGGACAAACTCTACTGTGGGGATAAACTCTGCTGTGGGGACAAACTCTACTGTGGGGACAACCTCTGCTGTGGGGACAAACTCTACTGTGGGGACAAACTCTGCTGTGGGGACAAACTCTACTGTGGGGACAAACTCTACTGTGGGGACAAACTCTGCTGTGGGGCTTTCAGTATCCAGGATAATTTCATCTTCCTCTGGTGAATCAGGTCTATCACTTGGACTGGAATCATAGTCGTACTTTTCATAATTGTCCTCTGTGTTGCTTTGACTGGGGCGAGGAGTTGGACTGGGGCGAGGACTTGGACTGGGGTGGAGGTTAAAGCTAGGTTTAAGGTTGGCGTCAAACAGCTCCCCTTCATCGTCTTGTCCTGAAGTGGGGTGTTTCATACTTCCCTCTGTAGTGCTGCCCTCTGTCTCATCTGTGCTGCCCTCCTCTGGGTCAAAGGTGGGCAGCTGGTCTTCCGGGTCAGATGTCACAGGGTCAGGGGTCACCAAATGATCAAGGTCCACTGTTTCGTCACTGCTGGATGTTCCATTGGTGGCATCCGGGGGACCCACTACAAGCTTCTTGAAGATCTTGAAAGTTTCTCCAAGAAAATCCCCAGCAGCCAGAGCGGGAGGTTCTGTCGGGGCTGTGACAAAGGGAAGAAAAGACCTCAGCTCAATGATTACCTACTAACATCATGTCCTGACCTTTACAGTAGAGGAAAATTACTGAGCTTTGATGTCTTTGCATGACAAAGGAAGGCCTGGGAGTATCGTGGCCTTTCAGGCTCCTCCCTGGAGTACCTGTGTGAACCTGTCGTGTTCTGACTCACCATACAGGAAACATGATTATTAACTGGGATGACTAATCGTCTGCCTTTGTGTTTGACAGAGGCAGTTTCATCAAATCATTTGGTTTTATTCAACCGCAAAATCAACACACCCAAGCCTTTAAATAAACAATGTCTTGGCTTGTCTCTTTTCCCTGTTCTGTTGCCATAATTAGTCAACAGTGCTACTTCAAAAGAGTTTAGGATAGGCTTTGAAGAGGTGCCCAAATGTTATGCCCCAACAGAGGCTTTCACGTGAATAAGATGTGCATATATCTTATTCCTGCAAGAGGGCGTGCTAGGGAGCTAACCAGGGATACACTCTTAGCAGTGAAGATGcctggaagaaccttttgggttGTCGCACCGGCAGGACCTTTCCAGCTCAACAAGGTTATTGGAACCCCACCGGAACCTTTTTTGTGATGGGAGGGGTTCCATTTTGAACCTTTTTAATAATATAT
The genomic region above belongs to Oncorhynchus mykiss isolate Arlee chromosome 6, USDA_OmykA_1.1, whole genome shotgun sequence and contains:
- the LOC110526793 gene encoding cell surface glycoprotein 1-like, which encodes MPISDLRMWTLLLGVIFGLLAPVQSDPVPAPTEPPALAAGDFLGETFKIFKKLVVGPPDATNGTSSSDETVDLDHLVTPDPVTSDPEDQLPTFDPEEGSTDETEGSTTEGSMKHPTSGQDDEGELFDANLKPSFNLHPSPSPRPSPTPRPSQSNTEDNYEKYDYDSSPSDRPDSPEEDEIILDTESPTAEFVPTVEFVPTVEFVPTAEFVPTVEFVPTAEVVPTVEFVPTAEFIPTVEFVPTAEFVPTAEFVPTAEFVPTVEFVPTVEFVPTAEFVPTAEFVPTAEFVPTAEVVPTVEFVPTADFQMDLEDVNAILDANPSPSPYPTHDANPSTSPYPTHDASTTTELEELEDDKFRPNFVASPSRVPDPSPSHSPISEFEEEDLLPLSLDPSFSTTSRPSQSSGTSHTPSSNLTSMTGLEEGGAAEMNTELAFTPTTSSAAPTTVRMNSDIEGSGSGFLPQSSTTVAAPAGEEDQTYNSLVDKPFIETKTRIQGSNRLALPREEPAVDSSTVLHDAAAVKPTPSRQHDSYTSGWLIIVAFVAGVAVLVVICVAIGTRDRWNAPAQASEKKVANASSGDEKAEREMERFLSKERPRENTHAGEYTVILLEDLPEKEPLD